A window from Bacteroidetes Order II. bacterium encodes these proteins:
- the bla gene encoding class A beta-lactamase, subclass A2: MTKLLQTIVLVAFSISGLAHAQSVAGLKNKIKQIVTDKQATVGVSIMGHNGKDVVYLNQDKRFPMQSVFKFHIALAVLSQIDQGKFTLDQKIEIQKKDLLPDLWSPLREENPEGGSFPISTLIEYAVSVSDNVACDALLRLVGGPRFVEHFFEKNNIKNVSIKFNEEEANANPELSFQNWTTPRAANETLARFYYNKKNLLSKKSHEFIWQTMKATETGLNRLRGQLPKDAIIAHKTGSSGTNKQGITSAVNDIGIIFLPNGKYFFISVFVTNSKENAATNEKIIADIAKVAWDYFMAKTK, translated from the coding sequence ATGACAAAATTATTGCAGACAATCGTATTGGTGGCCTTTTCCATCAGCGGCTTGGCCCATGCGCAATCGGTAGCGGGCCTAAAAAACAAAATCAAACAAATTGTTACGGACAAGCAAGCCACCGTTGGGGTATCCATCATGGGGCATAATGGCAAGGATGTCGTTTATCTGAATCAAGATAAGCGTTTCCCTATGCAAAGTGTATTTAAATTTCATATTGCATTGGCTGTATTATCTCAGATAGATCAGGGGAAATTCACTTTAGACCAGAAAATTGAGATACAAAAAAAAGATTTATTACCTGATTTATGGAGTCCCTTGAGGGAAGAGAATCCTGAAGGAGGAAGTTTTCCCATCTCAACCTTAATTGAATATGCGGTTTCGGTAAGCGATAATGTTGCATGTGATGCCCTGTTAAGGCTTGTTGGTGGACCACGGTTTGTGGAGCATTTTTTTGAAAAAAACAACATTAAAAACGTATCTATTAAATTTAATGAAGAGGAGGCAAATGCAAATCCTGAATTGTCTTTCCAGAATTGGACTACCCCCCGAGCTGCGAATGAGACACTCGCCCGATTTTATTATAACAAGAAAAATTTACTCTCTAAAAAGAGTCATGAATTCATTTGGCAGACCATGAAAGCGACGGAGACCGGGCTTAACCGCCTGAGAGGCCAATTACCTAAGGATGCCATTATAGCGCATAAGACAGGCTCCTCAGGGACCAATAAACAAGGCATTACCAGTGCAGTTAATGATATTGGGATTATATTCTTACCCAATGGGAAGTATTTCTTTATAAGTGTTTTTGTGACGAATTCAAAAGAAAATGCTGCGACAAATGAAAAGATAATTGCGGATATAGCAAAGGTAGCTTGGGATTATTTTATGGCGAAGACTAAGTAA
- a CDS encoding TetR/AcrR family transcriptional regulator, whose amino-acid sequence MEKDLSTEDRILAAARSIFQQKGLAGARMQEIANEAGINKALLHYYFRSKDKLFERILEEAIGKFLPELFGVWEDEGNILEKIERFVHRYISFVAENPFVPSLILQELTINPEKAGMIRKMGFKPPKDKMMMEVMIGVQAGLIRPVHPMDLILNIISMCVFPVLARNMIQGIMLIDDLTYQEMIETRKKSVADFVIQSLRP is encoded by the coding sequence ATGGAAAAAGACTTGAGCACCGAAGACCGCATCTTGGCCGCCGCCAGAAGTATTTTTCAGCAGAAGGGGCTTGCGGGGGCACGAATGCAAGAAATTGCCAATGAAGCAGGTATTAACAAGGCATTGCTTCACTATTACTTCCGGTCCAAGGACAAGCTATTTGAGCGTATTTTGGAAGAAGCCATTGGTAAATTTCTACCCGAATTATTTGGTGTCTGGGAAGACGAGGGGAATATCCTCGAAAAAATTGAGCGCTTTGTACACCGATATATTTCGTTTGTTGCTGAAAATCCTTTCGTTCCAAGTCTTATTCTACAAGAACTTACGATCAATCCCGAAAAAGCAGGAATGATCCGAAAAATGGGATTTAAGCCCCCTAAAGATAAAATGATGATGGAGGTGATGATAGGGGTTCAGGCGGGCCTCATTCGGCCTGTGCATCCCATGGACTTAATTCTGAACATTATTTCAATGTGTGTCTTTCCTGTTTTGGCACGGAACATGATCCAAGGCATTATGCTGATAGATGACCTCACCTATCAGGAAATGATCGAGACCCGTAAAAAGTCGGTGGCAGATTTTGTGATACAGTCTTTACGGCCTTAA
- a CDS encoding TolC family protein gives MSIRLILVLVVGFITSLSVQAQYDLTTLRTKALAYSPFTAQKDLLTQAESFALAGIHTGRLPKMQLSGQASYQSDVTKVSLSIPGISIPTPDKDQYRAVLEVSQVLYDGGVVKRQSDLQSAQFQTQRAQLGVEQDRVVDRVNQVYFQILMLDAQNNVLALAKEELNRKVSQMEGMLRNGVGNPVSLDLLRTEDIRLNQRIIELAWQRKTAVSVLGTLVGESIPENARFDLPIPRKLAIGQVNNRTEYRVFSAQATALQFQQAMLSVKMLPKIQVYAQGGYGQPGLNMFKSGFQPFGIVGLRFNWTLWDFNTTRYERKGVAVQAEMVERNRDLFRQNWTIQTQQLQNEIARYDALLVQDEALIGLRTKIRQTLSVQLTEGVATTNEYLTELNNETQAKENKALREIQRLQALINYEHALGTSY, from the coding sequence ATGAGTATTCGCCTTATCCTTGTGCTCGTAGTAGGTTTTATAACGTCACTATCCGTACAAGCGCAGTACGATTTGACTACGTTACGTACCAAGGCTCTTGCGTATTCGCCCTTCACGGCACAAAAAGACCTATTGACGCAAGCCGAGTCCTTTGCCTTGGCTGGAATCCATACGGGCCGCCTCCCCAAGATGCAGTTATCGGGACAAGCCAGTTACCAAAGCGATGTCACCAAAGTGAGCTTGAGCATTCCGGGCATCAGCATTCCAACACCGGATAAAGACCAATATCGTGCTGTGCTGGAGGTTTCACAGGTATTATACGACGGTGGCGTGGTGAAGCGGCAGTCCGACCTACAATCGGCGCAATTTCAAACACAACGTGCCCAATTGGGGGTAGAGCAAGACCGTGTGGTGGACCGTGTAAATCAGGTGTATTTCCAAATTTTGATGTTGGATGCACAAAACAACGTATTGGCACTGGCAAAAGAAGAATTGAACCGTAAAGTTTCGCAAATGGAAGGCATGCTCCGAAACGGGGTTGGGAATCCGGTATCTCTGGATTTATTGCGGACGGAAGATATTCGACTCAACCAGCGGATCATAGAATTGGCATGGCAGCGTAAAACGGCGGTCTCGGTGTTAGGAACCCTTGTGGGTGAATCCATCCCAGAGAATGCCCGCTTCGACTTGCCCATACCTCGAAAATTGGCGATCGGTCAGGTGAATAACCGCACAGAATACCGGGTTTTCTCTGCACAAGCAACGGCCTTGCAATTTCAGCAAGCGATGCTGTCCGTCAAGATGTTGCCAAAAATACAGGTTTATGCACAAGGTGGCTATGGCCAGCCAGGGCTGAACATGTTCAAGTCGGGGTTTCAACCCTTTGGTATAGTAGGCTTGCGGTTCAACTGGACCCTCTGGGACTTTAATACCACCCGCTACGAGCGAAAAGGGGTGGCAGTACAGGCTGAAATGGTGGAAAGAAACCGGGACTTATTCCGGCAAAACTGGACGATTCAGACGCAACAATTGCAAAACGAAATTGCGCGGTATGATGCACTTTTGGTGCAAGATGAAGCCCTGATTGGTTTAAGAACCAAAATCCGCCAGACCCTTTCCGTCCAACTGACCGAAGGGGTTGCCACCACAAATGAATACTTGACCGAATTGAACAATGAAACGCAGGCCAAAGAGAACAAAGCCCTACGAGAAATTCAGCGGTTACAAGCCCTTATTAATTATGAACATGCACTTGGTACATCGTACTAA
- a CDS encoding HlyD family efflux transporter periplasmic adaptor subunit, which produces MKKYLFFFFAALAGCGSSEEVPDAYGNFEAQETLVSAEATGKLLAFEVEEGQVLAEQQVVGSIDPTNLELQKSQLEASLEALNEKQGDPEPQVAVLEQQMVAAKNQALATEEQLGVTRQQITNLEREKNRVQNLIRENAATQKQLDDITGQIAVLQRQVEVQKQQVTTQNQQVAVLSRQVEATRANIGIQNRGILSEAAPLGRRIAQLDDQITRTTIQNPVQGTILSKYAAKGEIVNFGKPLYKIADLSTLTLRAYITGRQLPTIKLGQRVKVMTDGPDGKLRSHNGSVSWISGKAEFTPKTVQTREERATLVYAIKVRVPNEKGELKIGMPGEVKF; this is translated from the coding sequence ATGAAAAAATACCTTTTCTTTTTCTTTGCCGCCCTTGCGGGGTGTGGCTCCAGCGAGGAAGTGCCGGATGCCTATGGCAATTTTGAAGCCCAAGAAACGCTTGTTTCTGCCGAAGCTACCGGAAAGTTGCTTGCCTTTGAGGTGGAAGAAGGGCAAGTATTGGCGGAGCAGCAAGTGGTCGGGAGTATAGACCCGACGAACCTCGAACTCCAAAAGTCACAGTTGGAAGCGAGTTTAGAGGCGCTCAACGAAAAACAGGGCGATCCCGAACCACAAGTAGCGGTTTTGGAGCAACAAATGGTGGCCGCCAAAAATCAGGCACTGGCTACGGAAGAACAATTGGGCGTGACCCGCCAACAAATCACGAACTTGGAACGGGAGAAAAACCGCGTACAAAATCTGATTCGGGAAAATGCGGCGACCCAAAAGCAATTGGACGATATTACCGGACAAATTGCCGTGCTCCAGCGCCAAGTGGAGGTACAAAAACAACAAGTGACCACGCAAAACCAGCAAGTGGCGGTACTAAGCCGCCAAGTAGAGGCCACCCGTGCGAACATCGGAATCCAGAACCGGGGCATTCTATCCGAAGCAGCCCCTTTGGGTCGCCGCATCGCTCAATTGGATGACCAAATCACCCGTACCACCATCCAAAATCCAGTACAAGGCACCATTCTCAGTAAATATGCCGCTAAGGGCGAGATCGTGAATTTTGGCAAACCCTTGTATAAGATTGCAGACCTCTCTACACTCACGTTGCGGGCCTACATTACAGGCCGCCAACTCCCGACCATTAAACTTGGGCAACGGGTTAAGGTAATGACCGATGGCCCAGATGGAAAACTCCGGTCGCACAACGGATCGGTTTCGTGGATTTCGGGAAAGGCCGAGTTTACGCCCAAAACCGTTCAAACGCGGGAAGAACGGGCCACACTGGTCTATGCCATCAAGGTGCGCGTTCCGAATGAAAAAGGCGAACTAAAGATTGGTATGCCCGGTGAAGTAAAATTCTGA